One stretch of Caloramator mitchellensis DNA includes these proteins:
- the fliE gene encoding flagellar hook-basal body complex protein FliE, with product MEVNAIATNMFNNVHKTNSVQNNTLNFENFLKDALDKVNEKQIEAEKATMDLVTGQAQDIHQVMITTEEARLTLELAVQIRNKLVDAYQELMRMQI from the coding sequence GTGGAAGTAAATGCAATAGCAACGAATATGTTTAACAATGTCCATAAAACTAACTCTGTTCAAAATAATACGCTTAATTTTGAAAATTTTCTTAAAGATGCTTTGGATAAAGTTAACGAAAAGCAAATAGAAGCCGAAAAGGCAACTATGGATTTAGTAACAGGTCAGGCTCAGGATATTCACCAGGTTATGATTACTACAGAAGAAGCAAGGCTTACGCTTGAACTTGCAGTCCAGATAAGAAATAAATTAGTCGATGCTTATCAAGAATTAATGAGAATGCAAATATAG
- the flgC gene encoding flagellar basal body rod protein FlgC, with protein MNNLFNAFRISASGMSAERLRMEVIADNIANAETTRTSSGGPYVRKVVSFEENLVRAIDNNKVTEKLKGVKVSAVSKDPSPLKKVYDPSHPDADKDGYVLMPNVNILNEMVDLITASRAFEANVTALNVSKQMAMKALEIGR; from the coding sequence ATGAATAATCTGTTTAATGCATTTAGAATAAGCGCAAGCGGAATGTCAGCAGAAAGGCTAAGGATGGAGGTTATCGCTGATAATATTGCTAACGCTGAAACGACAAGAACTTCTTCGGGTGGACCATATGTTAGAAAGGTTGTTTCGTTTGAAGAAAATTTAGTTAGAGCCATAGATAATAATAAAGTGACAGAAAAACTAAAGGGAGTTAAGGTCTCAGCTGTTTCAAAGGACCCAAGCCCTCTTAAGAAGGTATATGACCCATCACACCCAGATGCCGACAAAGATGGATATGTCTTAATGCCCAATGTAAATATTTTAAACGAAATGGTTGATTTAATAACTGCATCGAGAGCATTTGAAGCAAATGTTACAGCATTGAATGTCTCAAAACAAATGGCAATGAAGGCCCTTGAAATAGGAAGGTAG
- the flgB gene encoding flagellar basal body rod protein FlgB, which produces MPSGIDNISMEMLKKALDASSARNRVISHNIANINTKGYKAFRVVFEDKLKQAVSGESLPLKTTNSKHLNDGTSLENLNYEIKKDNTTSMRTDGNNVDIDNEMTNLAANAILYNSLVSQANSRFAMRRYVISEGRR; this is translated from the coding sequence ATGCCTTCTGGAATAGATAATATCAGTATGGAAATGCTTAAAAAAGCTCTTGACGCCTCATCGGCAAGAAACAGAGTTATATCACACAATATTGCAAATATCAACACAAAAGGATATAAGGCCTTCAGAGTTGTTTTTGAAGACAAATTAAAGCAGGCAGTTAGTGGAGAAAGTTTACCGCTTAAAACCACAAATAGTAAACATCTAAATGATGGAACTAGTCTTGAAAATTTGAATTATGAAATTAAAAAGGATAACACAACTTCAATGAGAACTGACGGAAACAATGTTGACATCGATAATGAAATGACAAATCTAGCAGCAAATGCTATTCTTTATAACTCTCTCGTATCACAGGCAAATTCGAGGTTTGCTATGAGAAGATATGTAATAAGTGAAGGGAGAAGGTAA
- the fliS gene encoding flagellar export chaperone FliS, whose protein sequence is MTYANALNAYQQNSINTASKEKLLLMLYDGLVKFIKLGIVGIEEKDIKKSHENLIKAQNIILEFMATLNMELGGEMAKSLMLLYDYMYRRLVEANAKKDVEIAKEILEFAEELKTTFEEAYKIAKK, encoded by the coding sequence TTGACTTACGCAAACGCATTAAACGCATATCAACAAAATAGCATAAATACAGCATCTAAAGAAAAACTATTATTAATGTTATACGATGGACTCGTAAAATTTATTAAGCTTGGTATAGTTGGAATCGAAGAGAAGGATATTAAAAAATCACATGAAAACCTTATAAAGGCTCAAAATATAATACTTGAATTTATGGCAACTTTGAATATGGAACTTGGGGGAGAGATGGCAAAATCCCTTATGCTATTATATGATTATATGTATAGAAGATTAGTTGAGGCAAATGCAAAAAAGGATGTAGAGATTGCAAAAGAAATATTGGAATTTGCAGAGGAGCTAAAGACAACATTTGAGGAGGCATACAAAATAGCCAAGAAGTAG